GTTCAGATTTCAATATCACCGTTACTTtaaccacacccccccccccaaaaaaaaaaaaaaatgttttttttttttataacaatgaATTAACCAAATAAGAAATGTTATGACCGTTCCATATAGTTATACAGTTATaaacgactttaagaacgaatgGTGATCCTTTTTCAAGCGCTAAATCGTTAACAATGCACATTAATTTTATGTTGGTGTatattattaaaggtcaagtccacctcagaaaaatgttgatttgaatcaatagagaaaaatcagacaagcacaatgttgaaaatttcatcaaaatcggatgtaaaataagaaagttatgacatttcaaagtttcgcttatttttaacaaaatagttatatgaacgagccagttacatccaaatgagagagtcgatgatgtcactcactcactatttcttttgttttttattgtttgaattatacaatttcatcaatttttacgaatttgacaataagggcctccttgcctgaagcacaaaatgctaaaataatggaattccacgtgttcagggaggaatgaaacttcatttcatatgacaatgacgagaaaatgaaaaaaatcatatttcatataataaaatacaaaagaaatagtgagtgagtgatgtcatcggttcctcatttgcataccgaccgatatgtgcacataactgttttgtgaaatgaagcaaaactttaaaatgtcataactttcttattttacatccgattttgatgaaattttcagtgttatgcttgttgaatttttctctttttattcaaatcaagttttttgttggggtggacttgtcctttaaggatcaccagtcgtagCTCATAACTTACAATCAGCTTTATGAAAGAAAACCCCTTCCAGTGGTTCGTTtcaggacaagtccaccccaccaaaaagttgatttgaataaaaggagaaaaatccaacaagcaaaacactgaaaatttcatcaaaatcggatgtaaaataagaaagttatgacattttaaacttttgcttaatttcacaaaaacagttatatacacatcctggacggtatgcaaattggcagactgatgacgtcacccactcactatttcttttgtattttattatatgaaatatgaaaaattctaattttctccccattgtcatgtgaaacaaagttttattactccctgaacatgtggaattaccattattttaacagtttatggttaagtcaagttggtccttattgtcaaatctgtaaaaattgaaatattgtataattcaaacaataaaaaacaaaagaaatagtgagtgatggacatcatcgactctctcatttgcatatcgctgagttgtgcgtttaactgttttgtgaaaaataagcgaaacttaaaaacgtcataactttcttattttacatccgattttgatgaaatttgcagcgttatgtttgttttctggggtggacttggcctttaagaaTGACAACTGTTGTACTTTTACTACTATGGTTACCAATGTAATTTCcacaatggcaaagttacaacagtcaataattgtaactctttatgaaacgggcccctgaggttcaaaatattttgaacaatataATGGGAAGATTGTGAATTATGGATAAATCCGCAATACATCGTGAATTGACAAACAGAAAGACAATTCTCCCACTTtgatcattttgatattttggtaGCAGATCAATCGGCAACATCTATAGATTATGAAGGGACTCTTATATTACTcgattcattttaattttgcctcaaaaatgaaataaataatgcatgatACAAAATAACATAACTAGCTTAAACAGTGTGAAATGTCTGACATTCTAAAACGGAGCAAATTAAAAATaccagaacccccccccccccgcaaataCAGTTCTAGATATATTATCATCATACTCATAACTGGGGTACCTTCTGAAAATAAAACGGTGAAATTTTCAAGACATGGTGGATGAGATTATTTTGGAAACGCATGGGTTGCTTAAATTTCCAATGTATGCATGGCAGAGCCTATAAACATGACGAAGTAGGTAAGTGTCCaagagaattaaaaaataataataatgagtaCTGCATAGTTGGTGGTATATTGGTATTTCTATCACCCAtctacagtggtgctaaaattCAGTGAACCCCAACATAAAATGAacgtattcaatgtttttaagttctgccatgttttagatattcaaTTGTAAAGTCAGGTGATATAAAATTACATGAACTGTTTCTCTGGGTTCGCtgaacactcagcatgaaggggTCCATTTTGTGGtgaggttcactaacttttgagcacaaccgtatctttctatctatctacctacctacctatctacctacctgtctacctatctatctcaacctatctagctagctagctaaCAATCAATCAaactatccatccatccatcatccTATCTTCATTTTGTCTTAATATATCTCCGtaattctccccccccccctcctccctctctctctctctctctctcttgatgTCTCCCCTTCCTCCATTTATCGCTCCACCCCTCATCATCAAGATGGAGAGATTCTAAGGAATCCATCCAGAGGTAGATCTGAAGACTGGAAGCCACATCTATCAGATGGTCGGCGTTCATTGAGGGGATCGTCAGCATTCCAAGTCAACGATGATTCCAATTTCTATCCCAAGAGTTCAACTTCTTCAAGTATAGGACTACCGAGGTACCTGAGTGAAATCAAAAACactttttactttattttttttttatcattgtttttaacatttataaatatgaatgattatggttcttattttttcaagaaaaagaatGTCATCAGTGGTAACAACCGAAATGACTTGATATTTATTTCAGAGCGAAATCGGTTACCATAGCAACCGATGAGAGAGAGAAGACTGGGGTTGTCACCAATTCACCGAAAAGGAACGAGTTCCAATACAGGCCTAGATTCCATCAGACAGTCAGCCCAAAGATCCCATCACAAGGTAATAAGTTGGTTGGTTTAAGTTTGTGTACCGgttagggggaggggggggggcatttcgtCAGCCTCCCTGCCTCATGTGGAAGAGGTAATAGCTCCCTGGTTTATAACATtaaacaaatgaatttaattatctAAATGTATACCAGCCATCATCAACCATGACTATGAATAATTGAAAGCGCTTCTCTTCACAAAGACTGACAACTCTCGCGTTTCCCTGATCATAGATATTTACAACCACCACCCCTCCCCCACCTCCAATGAAAcaaaatgccttaaaatttaCATGGATGAGCTTGCTAAACCGTTGAGATTACTCGAGTTTGGAGGAGTCCTAAATGTTGTGATCATGTCAACCAACcaagtttattttgtttgtgtgtgtcaTGATTAGTTGCTAAGGTAACGCCTCAGCAGCTGACTGCGTCTGCATCTGAGGAGCGTGACGTCACCATGGACTATTCCAGTCGAGGGAGTGGTGGCGGCGGTCCTGAAAGCTTAGCTGAGGAATGGGATCGCGGCTTTAATGAATTTATTATCGAGCAGGCCCAAGCTAGCAGTATACTCGTAATGGAAAATGCAAAGGTATAATACAGATGGAAAAGGGGCAACCACAGCTTTTTATTTTAAGTCTTGTGGATAGTGTTGAGAATTACCCCCAACATTAACAGTTTAGACACTAACCATTATCGAATGATTAATTAGGCCCTATCGTATGAtgtatatcaataataataaggaTAATAATGGTTATTCATAAGTGCTATACACAAACGTATCACAGCGCATACAATATAATTGTCAAACATAGACtatagaaataaatattaaGCAAcagaaacatataaaaaaaattgtgtacattAAAATTGAATCACCTATTTGTATCCAGCTGTGCCAGGTGAGGCATGGTGGCCTCTTGCTTGCTGCTCCGTTCACGaacaatttaagggacaagcccGGTCAGCACATCATTCACAAAAGCTCTAGCATAGCACTTGAGGCCACCAGGTCCAAGCAGTGGGGAGGGTGGGGGTAATATTAGTGCataattttatttacatattgtaaaattaaataataaaactaTGGAattgtaaacaatttttaaaaataaaaggataTCCATAAGGGCACTACGGTGACATGACATTTACCAAGACGTTTGCTCCGGctacaattgctccgggctttattttgtctatttGTAATAGGGTTTTTTGTTAGGTTTAGgctagggtatagtgttaaatccagggttgaagttggtcattccattaatgaGTAGAATTTGCagcggagcaactgtcgccgGAGAAAATGTGTtttcgaattaaaaaaaagagcaacTGAATTTATAGTTTTGCAGAAtgatttttaaacatgtttCTAAATATTATACCTAAAGATCatgtttttcattcaaaataatattcttcTTTTCTCGATCTCTCATCCTGACCGAAGTTGCGAGAAGAACTGAATGAAGCCAAGGCCGAAGTAACCTCACTGACTAAGGAACTCTCCAAGAAGGtgagtgaaaatttgaaaataagtttGTTCATAATCCATttacaaatttgataatttgatttattatactgtgtgagtaaaaaaaaaacaacttggTACCTCGCAAATCCCAAATTAAAGGGACAAATAATACATGAGCACATTATAGCcggaaagagtatcttctcccaaataatttgataacatcATTTTTATGTAGTATCTCTTCACGTTTGGATAATTAGAaggtattctttgcagagaTGTAAATTTCGACTTTCGCCAAACTAAGGCACGACTgcaattaaaggacaagtccaccccaacaaaaagttaatttgaataaaaagagaaaaatccaacaagcataacactgaaaatttcatcaaaaatgtaaaataagaaagtaatgacattttaaagttttgcttaatttcacaaaacatttatatgcacatcctggtgagtatgcaaataaggagactgattacgtcatccactcactatttcttttgtattttatgatatgaaatatgaaatattcaatttttctcctcattgtcaagtgaaaggacgattaattcctccctgaacatgtggaattagcattgtttaatactatgtgattgtcaaatctataaagaaataaatattgtataattcaaacaataaaaaaagaaatagtgagtgagagacatcatcgactgtctcatttgagttgtgcatatcactgttttgtgaaaaataagcaaaactttaacatgtcataactttcttttccgattttgatgaaatttatagcgttttgctagtttgatttttctctttttattaaaaatcaacatttttctggggtggacttgacttttaatcAATCCATGCAGGACTCCGTAATACAAAGATTaccgatcaatcgctaaatgaactgaccaatcaatttcaatgttacacgcgcatttGGTTTAAAATATTGACAAAGGGCCGAATCAGTGCtgttattttataaattatttgcaattcatcgcaaaccttggTGTTACATAGCCCATATCGATGATGTCATAATtctacaagggggggggggattaaaaTCCATTGCAAGACATCATTATTCAAGCGttataccacataaatatgttATCAAATGTTTGGAGAGAAGATACTATTTCAAGCCATATTATTACGTATAGATATTTTCCTTACAATGCCaatggggatttgtgaggtgtcaagttttttttttttttgctcactcTCAAACTGAAAGTAACAgataaacagaaacaaaaaagtGAGAAACAGATCAGGCCATTAGGGTAGGGGTGaccttttgcatgtttttgaGTGATGAGTTTTAAGTTTGCGTTTGTTACATCACTTTTTAAGAAATTAAAATGTATCTGtttgaaggggaaaaaagataAGCTGGAATAAGGGCACGACAAGGGGGAGCGAGGAGTGAAACAGACTTAGAAGAAAATAAGACATCAATGTTGAAGtctaatgaaataattgaataCAGAATTGCATATAACCCTTATAATTTATTGCATTTGATAGTGGGCATTGGCATGGAAAATAAATGCTTAGGATTAGCGATTTCGAAGTACTTAACGGTCTTCTTAGCTGATGTATTTCTTGATTAtttgtactttgtaaattttatgcataATGAGTAATGTTATTGTGTGTTATATATTGTACGTGGATGAAATGAACAAACTATGACAAAATGAAATCAAGTAGGGATATCATATCAATAAAAGATATTCAAGAGATTGTTAGAAGAACATTTTAATCTTGCAACTCAGTGGcataatgaacaaaaaaattagaggGCGCTAGATACGGCGTCTCGCATAAAATTTATAAGAAGTTACGagtgaagcgagcgagcaaaaaatcgatatttttattacaaaaatcaaaatttgtgatagaCTTGATCAAAGTTTTCAGACCTTagttctttccctttctttccttttctttttttttcttgttcgtgaaaacttggggggcaagagcccccccccccccccccattgcaaCTCTTATAATTCTGTCACGTTTCCAGGGGGTTGCCAGATAACCCCTGTCTTAGTACATCACTCGCAGACATTGGGAACTcgattgaaactttttttatcaaaattagttGAACTATTCATGTAACAATGCTGGAGAAAATACTAATCTTATTCTTTTTGGTGTGTGTGCGTTTATTGGTTAGTCGGAGGTAGATAAGAAGGAAAGCGAGGTACAGACTATCATCTGTGGTCATGTCATCGGTGATCATTTATATCTCAACCACGAGTTCAACGGCCAACTCGCATCAGATGATGAGGACGACACAGATTTCATGTAAGCTTTTACCTTtcatcttctacttcttctcctccttgttcttctttttcttatattttgttttcttctaagttcttcttcttttccttttcttcttttctttttcttctcattctttctcttctccttctcccCTTTCtccgcctttttttttttttttacctgtttCGTATGTGtgctttttttgttgttcttcaAGTTGATAAAGCCCAGGAGGTGGAGGGGTGTCTCAAACGCCCATGAGATATGATATGGCTCTAGACGTTAGGCGATTTACTTTATTTCAACGCCTTTTCAAGACTGTGGTTGTTCATCAATCGAAGGAGATATGCAATATTATTTTCTCCCTATTATATCAAACCACATACCCTTCacacaaaaattataaaatatttaattataaaaaaaacacgtaGAACAACATACGTTATGATTAAATGCTCTCAATAAGAATGACGTACGTTTGTAGTTTTAAATAACTAACGTTTAATTGTAAGCTCAAGACCcctctttctgtttttaaaGGACCTACAGTACTTCATCCCCGGACCGACATTACGCCTTGCAAGCGTGTACGTCAGACGATCTCGTTGATGGAGCTGGTGGCGCCAACGTGTATTTTTACACCCCTGGTTCACAAATATCAACTCCCGGGAATCGAACATCAACTGTGTCGTCATCAGGAGGGGGTCTTATCAGGAGGAAACTAGAACTACCAAAGTCACTCAAGAAAGGTGAAGTATTCAGGAGCACTTAACTCATGTTCGATCTTAATTGGAACGTTTTTGAATTACACTGTATTGTGTATTCAGGGGTGTCGGGGCTACAAGACGGCCTAGAAATGACCCAAAAAAAATTTCTGAATTACTAGTACGTTACAGAAGTAATATAGACTTTCATGACCTACAACTTTCTTTTTTAcactcttatttttttcttccttttttttcttcttcacatTGAAAATTCGTAGGGGGCACCGTCTCCCATTTACCCCCTCCCCACCCGTTCTGCGGTCcgtctctttctatctctctctctctaatgtTCTGTCTGCATCTCCCTTACCCTCCCATTCACCCCTCTCTTGTTTGCATCTTTAtcatgagtgagtgaatgaatgcatggatgaatgagaaaatgaatAAGTGAACAAAAGAACcgagtgaataaataaatgaatggataaataaatacatcCTCATTTCATCTCTATTTCTCTCTGCTCTTCTCTGTCCATAGGAGGAGGTAACCTAGGTACCATCAGCTACGAGCTGTTAACATCTCAGGATAGTTCTACCGGTTCTCAGGGATGTTGTCCCTTTGCCTGCTTTGGTCATCTCGGCGGAAGGAAGCAcccacaaaaataaatcatcttTGACCTAACCGTTTTCACCCATTGTGAATCCTTTAAATGAATGCATTCTAAATAGAAATCCGAACAGAATTAAAAGATGTATGAGTTTTGTGTATGTAATATATGTTTtcgggtgtttttttttttttgggggggggtacaaGTCAATCAAAAGCACTGAAACAGAAAGTCTTCATTCAAA
The genomic region above belongs to Lytechinus pictus isolate F3 Inbred chromosome 12, Lp3.0, whole genome shotgun sequence and contains:
- the LOC135156218 gene encoding uncharacterized protein LOC135156218 isoform X3 encodes the protein MQPCPTWNQRNTDGEILRNPSRGRSEDWKPHLSDGRRSLRGSSAFQVNDDSNFYPKSSTSSSIGLPRAKSVTIATDEREKTGVVTNSPKRNEFQYRPRFHQTVSPKIPSQVAKVTPQQLTASASEERDVTMDYSSRGSGGGGPESLAEEWDRGFNEFIIEQAQASSILVMENAKLREELNEAKAEVTSLTKELSKKSEVDKKESEVQTIICGHVIGDHLYLNHEFNGQLASDDEDDTDFMTYSTSSPDRHYALQACTSDDLVDGAGGANVYFYTPGSQISTPGNRTSTVSSSGGGLIRRKLELPKSLKKGGGNLGTISYELLTSQDSSTGSQGCCPFACFGHLGGRKHPQK
- the LOC135156218 gene encoding uncharacterized protein LOC135156218 isoform X2, with translation MNDSRQILDETRSAVNLLDAAQSAVDLLTRVLGTDERNLGHGSLTEQHRVVTDGEILRNPSRGRSEDWKPHLSDGRRSLRGSSAFQVNDDSNFYPKSSTSSSIGLPRAKSVTIATDEREKTGVVTNSPKRNEFQYRPRFHQTVSPKIPSQVAKVTPQQLTASASEERDVTMDYSSRGSGGGGPESLAEEWDRGFNEFIIEQAQASSILVMENAKLREELNEAKAEVTSLTKELSKKSEVDKKESEVQTIICGHVIGDHLYLNHEFNGQLASDDEDDTDFMTYSTSSPDRHYALQACTSDDLVDGAGGANVYFYTPGSQISTPGNRTSTVSSSGGGLIRRKLELPKSLKKGGGNLGTISYELLTSQDSSTGSQGCCPFACFGHLGGRKHPQK
- the LOC135156218 gene encoding uncharacterized protein LOC135156218 isoform X1, with protein sequence MQPCPTWNQRNTVMNDSRQILDETRSAVNLLDAAQSAVDLLTRVLGTDERNLGHGSLTEQHRVVTDGEILRNPSRGRSEDWKPHLSDGRRSLRGSSAFQVNDDSNFYPKSSTSSSIGLPRAKSVTIATDEREKTGVVTNSPKRNEFQYRPRFHQTVSPKIPSQVAKVTPQQLTASASEERDVTMDYSSRGSGGGGPESLAEEWDRGFNEFIIEQAQASSILVMENAKLREELNEAKAEVTSLTKELSKKSEVDKKESEVQTIICGHVIGDHLYLNHEFNGQLASDDEDDTDFMTYSTSSPDRHYALQACTSDDLVDGAGGANVYFYTPGSQISTPGNRTSTVSSSGGGLIRRKLELPKSLKKGGGNLGTISYELLTSQDSSTGSQGCCPFACFGHLGGRKHPQK